ACCACTTCACGCAGTCCCACACCCACACTCCTCCAAGTAGAGGACCATTTACTTTGTGCCACTGTCTAGGCATGATTATGCACCTCCCCAACCTTATACTTATGTCGAACAACCCGAGCCCACAAACTATGATGATCATGCAACACTCTCCATCCCACCTTAGCAATCATAGCTTTATTCATATCCGATGTTGCTCGAATACCCAAACCCCCCTCATCCTTTGGTAAACACACCCTCTTTCAGGCTACTAGATGTTGAGTACGCTTCTCTGCAGTACTACCCCACAGAAAATCCCGAGACACTCGGTCTAAACGGACCAGCGTTGCTTGTGGCAGTTTTATGGTACTCATAGTATGTACCGGGATCGATGCTAAAACAGACTTAGTCAGGGTTAACCTTCCCGCAAAGCTAAGCAAAAGACCCTTCCATCCTGCTAATCTCGAGGAAACCTTCTCTACACTCTCCTTTCCAAGGTATTTTCCCAGCTCTTTTGTCGACTTAATGCCACTCTCCGCACTAATCAAACTTTCCATCTCTCTAGAGACATTCTCAGAGAAGAATATTTTAGACTTCTCGAGACTCACTTTCTGACCCGAAACCTCccaaaacttctccaaaacccCTCTAATCACCCGAACTTGCGCCACTGATGCCTCTGCAAAGAGGATAAGATCATCTGCAAAGCAAACATGGGATAACCGCGGTCCCGTTTGTGATAGTTTGATTGGCTTCCACTTCTTCTCCTCCATTGTGCCTTCAATCAAATGACAGAGCCGTTccaaacataacacaaacaaatatggGATAAAGGATCCCCTGTCTTAATCCTCTTGAGGGTATAAAAACATCAGttttctcaccattccacaACACATTCATGGATGGACCCGTATCCATCTCACCCAATTCTCTGATAAACCAACAGCTTTGAGAGTATCTTCCAGAAAATCCCATCGAATTCGATCATATGCCTTTTCCAAATCTAATTTCAGTAACATCCAACCTTTACTCCCCTTCTTTCGTCGCATAGAACGAACGGCCTCTTCGACAATAATGATATTATCGGAGCTCAATCTCCTTGGGATGAAACTCGTTTGTGCTGGACCAATAACCCGCCGTGGCATGACCCCTTTCAATCTCTCCACTATCACCATTGTAATAGTCTTGAACAGCACGTTACAAAAAACTCAGcgactaatttttttaaaaattgtgtcgTCCGTTCACCTTCCCCTCTTTAATTTTCAGTCGCAGTCACTATTGCAGCGATCAGTAAAAAAACAGGGCTTCGGTTTACGACggatatacattttttttaataattttattacttgAATTGCAACTATGCGTGAGCTATTGCATTTTATCTACGTATATATACTATTTCCtttagcttttttcttttctttaaaacttACTATAACATCGTAAAACCTATAGACCCAACCAAATTTGTGATAACTACTAGTCTAATTGTATAAATGAATCAGCAAACTTCCTTAACGTGAGATAGCTAGAAAACGGTGCGATTATAGTCTAGATCCAAAACCAACGTTGcatttccaaataatttttttcactaATGCTATACTGCCTATATGTAGCGTAATTAGTTGGTAATCCTTTAATtctttcattataatttttttcatctagtattttttttttctttcagaataAACAAAGCAATTGTTAGAATTTTACAAACGATGCACAGTTTGTAACTATAGATTAGGATAGGTTTGGAATTCTAGATTTTTTGGTTAACactctattttaattattattctattacaaattattaggaaattctagattttttattttaaagttaacactatattatcaaataatatttcttGTTACTTATTATTTGGAAGATGCATATATGTCTATTAGTTTTCGACTTTTTCACATGAATTAAAAACATTTCTAAAGACAGTCTTCAGTCTCCATAACTCTAAGCACATGCATACTTTTGCTTGTAAGAGATCATATTACATAACCTTAAACCaccaatattataatatcttaatatttgtttggtagttcaaaactatatattggtttttctttaattcaataATGTAGAAGTTACAATtaaagttataaattaaatatatttgtggttTAGTCTTCAAAGAAACTAAATAACGAATAAGTTTATTATGTAAAGATGAGTAGACTAGTGTATGCTAGATTGTTAGGTGAGAATCCGTGTTACGTAAACACATTCCATGAATACaaacatttttacttttattcatTTGAGAATTACTTTTATTACTCTAATTGTAACTTACGTGAGGTATATtacatttctatattatttgtatttttgtgtttttctagtAAAAGATGGACCAAACCGAATCTGTGACAAGGACatgttttacaaattaaataaatcaatcagCAAAAATGCTCCTTAAATGTAAATAGTTAGGAAACGGTGCGACTCTAATCAACATCCAATAACAGTTACATTTTCTTCGCAATAATTTATCACTACTACTGCACGTGTCGCAATGTTCACGTTGGACTCGTGTAAGACCGACAACTGTCATAAGCTCTTCACTAAACTCCGTACGGTTAAGACAAAACACAACAGAGGAGAAAAGAATTNNNNNNNNNaaaaaaaaaaaaaaaaaaaagataaatacggatgagaaaatgttgaaaactttaaaaagtgaaattaaaaaaaatattttttttgacattgcTTCTCGTCATTTACTTACAAAAGAGGCAAAGTTGAGTAGTGCTCACAGCAAGAACACATTCTTTGctttattttactctttttttcctctgtcTTCTCTGCAAGAAATAGATCTTGGGAACACAATTGGGACCAAGTAAGGGATCTTTTAATATactaataaattgtttttttttcttcttggttttctGGAATAATTAGTTACTGTTAAGTGTAGCTTCTAGATTTCCTTATCCACACTATTTTGATTCTAGCTGGTTCTCTTCAGCTACTACATTTATGGCTTTGTGATCTTCTTGATCGTTCTTGAAGTTTTGTGCAAAAGTTTCTTGATCTATGGCTGGAGAGAGGAGAAAAGGGATGAAACTGAGTAAATTGTATTCTTTCAAGTGTTTTAAACCTTCCTCTAGAGATGATCATTCTCAGATTGGGTCAAGAGGTTACTCAAGAGTTGTGTTCTGCAATGATCCTGATAACCCTGAGGCTCTTCAGCTTAATTACAAAGGGAATTATGTATCAACCACTAAGTACACTGCTGCTAATTTCATCCCAAAGTCTCTGTTTGAGCAGTTTAGAAGAGTTGCGAATATATATTTCCTCGTTGTTGCTTTCGTTTCCTTTAGCCCTTTGGCTCCTTTTACCGCTCCTAGTGTTCTTGCACCGCTCTTGTTTGTGATCGGTGCGACTATGGTTAAAGAAGGTGTTGAAGATTTGAGGAGAAAGAAACAAgtatgtctgttttttttttctttgatgtttTTGAGATTATGATgtgttttgatgatttgttaatgtgttcttgtttttttaggATGTTGAAGCTAACAATAGAAAGGTTGAAGTTTATGGTAAAAACAGAACATTTGGCGAAACGAAGTGGAAAAATCTTCGAGTTGGTGATCTTGTGAAGGTTTATAAAGATGAATATTTCCCagctgatcttcttcttctttcatcaaGCTATGAAGATGGGATTTGTTATGTTGAAACCATGAATCTTGACGGAGAGACTAATCTGAAGCTAAAGCACGCGTTGGAGGTCACATCGGACGAAGAGACAATCAAGAACTTCAGGGGAGTGATCAAATGTGAGGATCCTAACGAGCATCTCTATTCCTTTGTGGGAACACTTCAATATGAAGAAAAGCATTATCCTTTATCTCCTCAGCAGATACTCTTGAGGGATTCAAAGCTGAAAAATACAGATTATGTCTACGGTGTGGTTGTTTTCACGGGTCATGATACCAAAGTGATGCAGAATGCTACTGATCCTCCTTCTAAGAGGAGTaagattgagaaaaaaatggaTAAGATCATTTACATTCTCTTCAGTATCTTGATTGTGATAGCGTTTACTGGATCCGTGTTCTTTGGGATAGCAACGAGAAGAGGTGTGAGTGATAATGGGAAGCTAAGGAGATGGTACCTTAGACCTGATCAGACTACTGTTTTCTATGATCCCAAGAGAGCGGTTGCTGCTGCTTTCTTTCATTTCTTGACAGCTCTGATGCTATATGGTTACTTAATACCGATATCTTTGTATGTGTCAATCGAGGTTGTGAAGGTGTTACAGAGTATTTTTATAAACCAAGATCAAGAAATGTACCATGAGGAAACAGATAGGCCTGCTCGTGCAAGAACGTCTAATCTGAATGAAGAACTTGGTCAAGTCGATACGATTCTCTCGGACAAAACAGGTACTCTGACTTGTAATTCAATGGAGTTTGTGAAATGTTCGATTGCTGGAACTGCTTATGGACGTGGTATGACGGAAGTAGAAATGGCCTTGAGAAAGCGAAAAGGTCTTATACCTCAAGAAGaagttggtgatgatgattctttATCCATTAAGGAGAAGAAAACGAGTTCGACAAAGTCTGTTAAAGGTTTTAACTTCTGGGATGAGAGAATTGTTGATGGGGAATGGATTACTCAACCGCATGCAGAACTCATTCAGAAGTTTTTTAGGGTACTGGCCATTTGTCACACTGCTATTCCTGATGTTAACAGTGATACTGGAGAGATCACATATGAAGCTGAGTCTCCTGATGAAGCGGCTTTTGTCATAGCTTCTCGAGAGCTTGGATTTGAATTCTTTTCAAGGTCTCAAACTAGTATCTCCTTGCATGAGATAGACCATATGACTGGTGAAAAAGTTGACAGGTATCTATCTATCACAGTTCTTGATTTCTCTAGTAGCATGAGAATACAACATTTCCGTGGTCAATGAATTTATCACATTTTTGTTACATGTTCAGAGTATATGAGCTTCTTCATGTCCTAGAGTTCAGCAGTTCAAGGAAAAGAATGTCGGTAATCGTTCGGAATCCGGAAGACCGGTTGTTGTTGCTTTCAAAAGGCGCAGACAGGTTTACTAGTTTCTCCCTTTTGTCAGAACTTCTTGATTTGGACAAAGCTAgtcttgaaaatattatatgtttacttttattttgatttgtcaTGTGTTCAGTGTAATGTTTGAAAGACTTGCAAAACACGGACGGCaaaatgagagagagacaaaggaaCATATCAAGAAGTATGCAGAGGCAGGTCTAAGAACATTGGTGATTACATACAGAGAGATAGATGAAGAAGAGTACAGTATCTGGGAAGAGGAGTTTGTGAATGCCAAAACTTTGGTTACTGAAGATAGAGatgctttgattgatgcagCTGCTGATAAGATTGAGAAGGATTTGATTCTTCTTGGCTCTACTGCAGTGGAAGACAAACTGCAGAAAGGTGTAAGTATAACAAAATGACATTTGTTAGTTATTTCAATTTCTGGCTACTTTAGcatatcatttgtttttttttttttggcatttttcttGTTAACAGGTTCCAGATTGTATTGCAAAGTTATCTCAGGCTGGAGTCAAGATATGGGTTTTAACCGGTGA
The sequence above is drawn from the Camelina sativa cultivar DH55 chromosome 4, Cs, whole genome shotgun sequence genome and encodes:
- the LOC104780030 gene encoding probable phospholipid-transporting ATPase 8; translated protein: MAGERRKGMKLSKLYSFKCFKPSSRDDHSQIGSRGYSRVVFCNDPDNPEALQLNYKGNYVSTTKYTAANFIPKSLFEQFRRVANIYFLVVAFVSFSPLAPFTAPSVLAPLLFVIGATMVKEGVEDLRRKKQDVEANNRKVEVYGKNRTFGETKWKNLRVGDLVKVYKDEYFPADLLLLSSSYEDGICYVETMNLDGETNLKLKHALEVTSDEETIKNFRGVIKCEDPNEHLYSFVGTLQYEEKHYPLSPQQILLRDSKLKNTDYVYGVVVFTGHDTKVMQNATDPPSKRSKIEKKMDKIIYILFSILIVIAFTGSVFFGIATRRGVSDNGKLRRWYLRPDQTTVFYDPKRAVAAAFFHFLTALMLYGYLIPISLYVSIEVVKVLQSIFINQDQEMYHEETDRPARARTSNLNEELGQVDTILSDKTGTLTCNSMEFVKCSIAGTAYGRGMTEVEMALRKRKGLIPQEEVGDDDSLSIKEKKTSSTKSVKGFNFWDERIVDGEWITQPHAELIQKFFRVLAICHTAIPDVNSDTGEITYEAESPDEAAFVIASRELGFEFFSRSQTSISLHEIDHMTGEKVDRVYELLHVLEFSSSRKRMSVIVRNPEDRLLLLSKGADSVMFERLAKHGRQNERETKEHIKKYAEAGLRTLVITYREIDEEEYSIWEEEFVNAKTLVTEDRDALIDAAADKIEKDLILLGSTAVEDKLQKGVPDCIAKLSQAGVKIWVLTGDKTETAINIGYACSLLREGMKKILITLDSSDIETLEKQGDKEAVAKASFQSIKKQLREGMLQTAAATDDSAKENSEMFGLVIDGKSLTFALDTKLEKEFLELAIRCNSVICCRSSPKQKALVTRLVKNGTGRTTLAIGDGANDVGMLQEADIGVGISGAEGMQAVMASDFAIAEFRFLERLLLVHGHWCYRRIALMICYFFYKNLTFGFTLFWYEAYASFSGKPAYNDWYMSCFNVFFTSLPVIALGVFDQDVSARLCLKYPLLYQEGVQNILFNWERILGWMLNGIISSMIIFFLTINTMAAQAFRKDGQVVDYSVLGVTMYSSVVWTVNCQMAISINYFTWIQHCFIWGSIGVWYLFLVIYGSLPPTFSTTAYQVFVETSAPSPICWLTLFLVTFAALLPYFTYRAFQIKFRPMYHDIIVEQKRTERTETAPSSVPDELPVQVEFTLHHLRANLLRRDSWN